A stretch of the Amycolatopsis sp. BJA-103 genome encodes the following:
- a CDS encoding pirin family protein, whose amino-acid sequence MSNIETDPAELLCRDRPGEGVTVLTPREVPLGGPRAIRVRRTLPQRQRSLIGAWCFADHYGPQDVSESGGMDVAPHPHTGLQTASWLFSGEIEHRDSIGTRAVVRPGELNLMTAGHGIAHSEVSTVSTVSTVSTVSTVSTVSTVSTVSTVSTVSTVSTSDTATLHGVQLWIALPDEHRDTARDFRHYAPPLLGLPGATARVFLGSLAGTTSPVPAFTPLLGAELTVEPGATLSLDVDPAFEHGVLQDVGSVTVAGTALDTGELAYLAPGAERLELANHGDVPARVLLLGGTPFTEELVMWWNFVGRSHEEIAEYREAWQAQADRYGRVEGYQGTTAWLPAPALPQVRIKPRRNPA is encoded by the coding sequence GTGAGCAACATCGAGACCGACCCCGCCGAACTGCTGTGCCGGGACCGGCCGGGCGAGGGCGTCACCGTGCTGACCCCGCGTGAGGTGCCGCTCGGCGGGCCGCGGGCGATCCGGGTCCGCCGGACCTTGCCGCAGCGGCAGCGGTCCCTGATCGGCGCGTGGTGTTTCGCCGACCACTACGGGCCACAGGACGTGTCGGAGTCCGGCGGGATGGACGTCGCGCCGCATCCGCACACCGGGTTGCAGACCGCGAGCTGGCTGTTCAGCGGCGAGATCGAGCACCGCGACAGCATCGGCACGCGGGCCGTGGTCCGGCCGGGCGAACTCAACCTGATGACCGCCGGGCACGGCATCGCGCATTCCGAGGTATCCACAGTGTCCACAGTGTCCACAGTGTCCACAGTGTCCACAGTGTCCACAGTGTCCACAGTGTCCACAGTGTCCACAGTGTCCACAGTGTCCACAGTGTCCACATCGGACACCGCGACGCTGCACGGTGTGCAGCTGTGGATCGCGCTGCCGGACGAACACCGCGACACCGCGCGGGACTTCCGGCACTACGCGCCACCGCTGCTCGGGCTGCCCGGCGCCACCGCGCGGGTCTTCCTCGGAAGCCTCGCCGGAACCACGTCACCGGTTCCGGCGTTCACTCCCCTGCTGGGTGCAGAACTCACCGTCGAGCCCGGCGCGACCCTGTCCCTCGACGTCGACCCTGCCTTCGAACACGGTGTCCTGCAGGACGTCGGCTCGGTCACCGTCGCCGGAACCGCGCTGGACACCGGGGAACTCGCCTACCTCGCACCGGGCGCGGAACGGCTGGAGCTGGCGAACCACGGCGACGTACCGGCCAGGGTGCTCCTCCTCGGCGGGACCCCGTTCACCGAGGAACTCGTCATGTGGTGGAACTTCGTGGGCCGCAGCCACGAGGAGATCGCCGAGTACCGCGAGGCCTGGCAGGCGCAGGCGGACCGCTACGGCCGCGTCGAGGGCTATCAGGGCACCACGGCGTGGTTGCCCGCACCCGCGTTGCCGCAGGTGCGGATCAAACCGCGTCGCAATCCGGCTTAG